One Bythopirellula goksoeyrii genomic window, ATCCCCTGCCAACTCATTGCCAGCCCACGCTGACTGAGTTTGCGAATGACTCGATAGGCGCACTCTTGCGGATGCTTCTTGTCGAAGTAAAAATAGTCTGCCAATTGGGCAGCGGTCATGACGCGCACCTTGGTTGATAGCGTTTTGATAATCTGCGTTGTCGTATCACCCAGCACCTCGCTTGCCACCCTGCCCTCATTCCAACTGCGCCCCCGGCGCCAACTTACGTGCTGTCTACTTACCTGCCCGCACCCCGACTATCCGTCCTCGCCCCTGCCCTGCGAATTTCTGACGTGCCGCCCCCCGCCTGTACCCGACACTTTGGCACGATTCGCCGGCCCGCAATCCGACGTATCACAGGGTTGCCGCCACGGGATCGTAGCCCTATCGGACAAGAGTTGGTCGCAGCCACAGCGAGGACAGGCCTCTAGAGGCCGTTGGGAATAAAACTTTGCCGAGCAGGCTGTACAAGCGAGGTACAGCTGACTAACTTCGGGATCGGTTGCTGGATTGTGTTTGTTGGTCATGGGACGACTGGGAAACAATTTGTTTTAAAAGAGGAGGCCTTTGGGGCCTCCTCGCGGTTTGGAAGAGAGAGTGCCTTAACACACGGCAAAACCTCCACAGTGCCTCAGAAAGCCGATAAACTCTTGCATATGCTCACCAGTTACCCGGTAAGGAGTTTGAGTTTCGACTTTCGGATCGAGCTGCGCTAGTTCCTCGGGACTAAGCAGTCGACCATCGGCCGTTTTACGAAGTGTTGCGTGTACTTCGATGCCTCCTGGCTTTTCACGCAGCAAGGCTTCCATCCGATCGGCGATCTGATTGCAGGTTTCCTGGTCCTCAGGTCCATCGCCTCCGTTAAATGCCATTGCCTCAATTAGCTCCTGGTCTAATACATCAGCACACGTTCGGTACATCGCCTCATGTAGCGGTAACCAGCTCCAGACACTTGCTCTAAAGTAGTTACCCTGTTCATCACTCGGCTCTCGTCCATAGACATCCATTCCCATGGTTCGTTCCTCCTCAATTGGACCGAAGTCAGACACAACAAGGGGCGACTTCGGTACGTTTGTTTGCCCCTCGCTCAAGACCGCAGCCCTCAGCGAAGTCCAAACCGAATGAAAAGGACAAAACATGAGAAAACTCATTCCAAAACCGTACAGGGAGCGGGTCAGGTCTGCTGCGGTAAGTTGCAGTGTTTCTAACCAGCTCCCAGTAAGGTTTCGAAAGCTAATGTGGACGGATTCACTCCTTATGCAGAGCGATGCATCTAGAGGCGGGGAAGCATCCATTTGCCAAAGAGCATTCCATTTTGGAGAGGTAAGCGTGAGCAACATAGTTTTCCCTTTTAGTCGTTAATGGTCGTTCTTGCGCAGAGGCAGAATCTTGTCACACGGAGAGCTTCCACTTTTCTTCTTGCTTGAGTGCCGCTAGGAGTTTCCGCAGTGCTGCCGCTCTTTGATCGTGATGTGCGTCTCTGGAATCTGTTGAGACTTTCACAGAACACTCCTCCTTGTGAACTGAAGGAACTGTTTGTGGCACAACTTTGCGTGGGAGTGGCAAATTGCTTAGCTCAGCGTGCTTCTCGAGTGTTGTCGGAAACTCTGACATCATGCGAATTGGTTCCCGGTGACCTTTGCCGTCGTTAAACAACAGGAAGAACTCGCCAAACGTACTACTTGTATCGATCACGGAGTTACGTTTCAGAATTGGCTCTTCATTCTCTTGCTCACTAGTAGTGGTCCGCAGGCCCGACCGGGAGGTACCAAGCCTCGGAACGATTTCGTCTTTGCTGTAGCCTTGCAGATCGGCTAGTTCCTGGCCCTTACTCGTATCCGTCGTGAAGAACGCCTTCACCGCGCAATTGTCGCCCACCACTTGTGACATGTCGGTACCACGACTGCTTCGCAGCTGGGCTTCTGATTGATAGAGCATATGGATGCGAATCCCATACTTGCGGCTGAGGACGAGGGCATCCTGAAAGCTTTGGCCATGCACGATCTGGGCCGCCTCATCGATCACCAGAGGAATGTTCCGCTTCGATTGCCCAGTTTTTTGGCGATAGGCGGCCGCGTTAATGACCGTCCAGGCAGCGAGCGTCCCTACTGCCCGGGCAGCGAGCGGCTCTTGCAAAGTGGGCAAGAAGAAATAGAGCACTTGTGAATCTTCGAGGGCCTCATCCACATCAATCCGCTTAGTAGGATCTTCTCCCCTGGTTAAGGAGGGATAGTCGAGTAACTGGTCGAGTGCATAAAGGGCTTCGGCGGCTTCGCGGCCCTGTTTTTGTCGCTTGGCCATCTCGGAAAGTTCTTCACCTAACTCTAAGAGCGTTGGCGACACGACTCCTTGGTGGCCCAGTCTGATAAACGCTTCCCGGATCGTGGCGTAATTGAGACGCCCGAAATAGCCCGTCCCAAACCCTTCAGCATAGGCGAGATTCAGCCCAGCAGTCACAAAATTTGCTTTTCTGGCCGAACTGCCTGAGAGGCTCTTACAGCTTTGCAGTGGGTCAAAGAAGTACGATTCATCCAAAGGGTCGAGCGATAGCCACTTGAGTACTCGACCCAACCGTATACATTCTTCCATAATGAGGTT contains:
- a CDS encoding TraM recognition domain-containing protein, which codes for MMKARSDSICYGTDLATGQRVGYSRVAHYGTMMQIRGMTSGGKSVLMTSLMLQYLQPYQVGGKEVIDPLCIVDLGGDLFTFNLIMEECIRLGRVLKWLSLDPLDESYFFDPLQSCKSLSGSSARKANFVTAGLNLAYAEGFGTGYFGRLNYATIREAFIRLGHQGVVSPTLLELGEELSEMAKRQKQGREAAEALYALDQLLDYPSLTRGEDPTKRIDVDEALEDSQVLYFFLPTLQEPLAARAVGTLAAWTVINAAAYRQKTGQSKRNIPLVIDEAAQIVHGQSFQDALVLSRKYGIRIHMLYQSEAQLRSSRGTDMSQVVGDNCAVKAFFTTDTSKGQELADLQGYSKDEIVPRLGTSRSGLRTTTSEQENEEPILKRNSVIDTSSTFGEFFLLFNDGKGHREPIRMMSEFPTTLEKHAELSNLPLPRKVVPQTVPSVHKEECSVKVSTDSRDAHHDQRAAALRKLLAALKQEEKWKLSV